A part of Amycolatopsis lurida genomic DNA contains:
- a CDS encoding PPOX class F420-dependent oxidoreductase, whose translation MREMSRDEWWKFASEGTRTGMLGLVRANGAPIVTPVWFLLNEGPDGDELIFTTGTDTLKGKALRRDPRLSLAVDDQKPPYSYVQFTAEAVLHNDLDEMLEWATRLGGRYMGEDKAEAYGKRNAVPEESLVRARITKVIARADIAG comes from the coding sequence ATGCGTGAAATGAGCCGGGACGAATGGTGGAAGTTCGCGAGCGAGGGCACGCGGACGGGCATGCTCGGCCTGGTCCGCGCCAACGGGGCGCCGATCGTGACGCCGGTGTGGTTCCTGCTGAACGAGGGGCCGGACGGTGACGAGCTGATCTTCACCACCGGCACCGACACTCTCAAGGGGAAGGCGCTGCGACGCGATCCGCGGCTTTCGCTGGCCGTCGACGACCAGAAGCCGCCGTACTCGTACGTGCAGTTCACCGCCGAAGCCGTGCTGCACAACGACCTGGACGAGATGCTCGAATGGGCGACCAGGCTCGGTGGGCGCTACATGGGCGAGGACAAGGCCGAGGCCTACGGGAAGCGGAACGCCGTCCCGGAGGAGTCGTTGGTGCGGGCGCGGATCACGAAGGTGATCGCACGGGCGGACATCGCGGGGTGA
- a CDS encoding PQQ-dependent sugar dehydrogenase has protein sequence MTFAVLPALPAGAAPTDHESEASTISQGAVEKNHAGYSGTGFVNFDNVAGSYVEYTVNAAQAGTQTLTFRYANGTTIDRPVSLSVNGTAAGTLSFPGTGAWTTWKTVTKDVALAAGANKIRTTATTANGGPNADKLTVSGVVDAEAPTPPKNLAAKDIKARSATFTWEAATDNVGVVRYDVMRGGNVLKTVDGNTLTTTVDDLQPNTAYDISVGAFDAAGNPSQQSNVVQFTTPPSGDTTPPTVPGNLRSTSVTANSVSLAWNASTDNSGTIAGYDVYQGTAKVATTPSLEATVTGLTANTSYTFTVKARDLDGNASAASTALTAKTSGAAGGGIPEYDKDITKADLAWSVDFLPDGTALATERDRFEILRITPSGEKTTVGKVPGAVGTNGEGGLLGIAISPNYATDHAIYLYHTASGDNRIVKMTYENGKLSSSSTPVLTGIAKNRYHNGGRLRFGPDGKLYATVGDGQNKDTAQNKGSLNGKILRVNPDGSAPSDNPFFSTGGNARYVWSFGHRNPQGLAWDSRGQLWASEFGDGKLDELNLIQKGGNFGWPQCEGTSGTCGGTVAPKKTWPTSSGGPSGIEIVNDWIYVAAVTSEQLFATQINAAGNGVGSVQSLFSGRWGRLRSVTKTPDGGLWVTSTNADKNGGTPSGIDNVVVRLKFPGASQPGAFKLTSSAFADNASIPDKFTCAGDGTAGQDTSPPLAWGAGTTGAKGYAIVFADVANNGNKLHWAIWDIPASSGSTVSLPEGLGAGYTVPNQNGAKQKAMGSGANSQKYFGPCPGGSSHPYTFTLYALKSATVPGLSSSSTMAQIETAIKNASTANVTLRGKSSAAS, from the coding sequence ATGACCTTCGCCGTCCTGCCGGCTCTGCCCGCCGGCGCGGCACCGACCGATCACGAATCCGAAGCCTCGACGATCTCCCAAGGCGCCGTCGAAAAGAACCACGCGGGCTACTCCGGCACCGGGTTCGTGAACTTCGACAACGTCGCCGGCAGCTACGTCGAGTACACGGTGAACGCCGCACAGGCCGGAACCCAGACGCTGACCTTCCGCTACGCCAACGGAACCACGATCGACCGGCCCGTCTCCTTGAGCGTCAACGGCACCGCCGCCGGGACTCTGTCCTTCCCCGGCACCGGCGCGTGGACCACCTGGAAGACCGTCACCAAGGACGTCGCGCTGGCCGCCGGGGCCAACAAGATCCGCACCACCGCGACGACCGCGAACGGCGGGCCGAACGCGGACAAGCTCACCGTGAGCGGGGTGGTCGACGCCGAAGCGCCGACCCCGCCGAAGAACCTGGCCGCCAAGGACATCAAGGCCCGCAGCGCCACCTTCACCTGGGAGGCCGCGACCGACAACGTCGGCGTGGTCCGCTACGACGTCATGCGCGGCGGCAACGTTCTCAAGACCGTCGACGGGAACACGCTCACCACCACCGTCGACGACCTGCAGCCGAACACGGCCTACGACATCTCGGTCGGCGCCTTCGACGCGGCCGGAAACCCCTCGCAGCAAAGCAATGTCGTCCAGTTCACGACACCGCCCAGCGGGGACACCACACCGCCGACGGTGCCGGGGAACCTTCGCTCGACGTCGGTGACGGCGAACAGCGTCTCCTTGGCGTGGAACGCTTCCACGGACAACAGCGGCACGATCGCCGGTTACGACGTGTACCAGGGCACCGCGAAGGTCGCGACGACGCCTTCGCTCGAAGCCACGGTGACCGGCCTGACGGCGAACACGTCGTACACGTTCACGGTGAAGGCGCGTGACCTCGACGGCAATGCCTCGGCCGCGAGCACCGCACTGACCGCGAAGACGAGCGGCGCGGCGGGCGGCGGGATTCCCGAGTACGACAAGGACATCACGAAGGCGGACCTCGCCTGGTCGGTCGACTTCCTGCCGGACGGCACGGCGCTGGCGACCGAACGGGACCGGTTCGAGATCCTGCGGATCACGCCGTCGGGCGAGAAGACCACGGTCGGCAAGGTACCGGGCGCGGTCGGCACCAACGGCGAGGGCGGCTTGCTCGGCATCGCGATCTCGCCGAACTACGCCACCGATCACGCGATCTACCTGTACCACACGGCGTCCGGCGACAACCGGATCGTGAAGATGACCTACGAGAACGGAAAGCTGTCCTCGTCCTCGACGCCGGTGCTCACCGGGATCGCCAAGAACCGTTACCACAACGGCGGAAGGCTGCGCTTCGGCCCGGACGGCAAGCTGTACGCCACCGTCGGCGACGGGCAGAACAAGGACACCGCGCAGAACAAGGGCTCGCTCAACGGGAAGATCCTGCGGGTCAACCCCGACGGATCGGCGCCGAGCGACAACCCGTTCTTCTCCACCGGCGGCAACGCCCGCTACGTGTGGAGCTTCGGGCACCGCAACCCGCAGGGCCTGGCGTGGGACTCCCGCGGCCAGCTGTGGGCTTCGGAGTTCGGTGACGGCAAACTGGACGAGCTCAACCTGATCCAGAAGGGCGGCAACTTCGGCTGGCCCCAGTGCGAGGGCACCAGCGGAACCTGCGGTGGCACGGTCGCGCCGAAGAAGACCTGGCCGACCAGTTCCGGCGGGCCGAGCGGGATCGAGATCGTCAACGACTGGATCTACGTCGCGGCCGTCACCAGCGAACAGCTCTTCGCCACGCAGATCAACGCGGCGGGCAACGGCGTCGGTTCGGTGCAGTCGCTGTTCTCCGGCCGCTGGGGCAGGCTCCGCTCGGTCACCAAGACCCCGGATGGCGGCCTGTGGGTCACCTCGACCAACGCGGACAAGAACGGCGGCACCCCGAGCGGGATCGACAACGTCGTGGTCCGGCTGAAGTTCCCCGGCGCCTCGCAGCCGGGAGCGTTCAAGCTGACCAGTTCGGCGTTCGCCGACAACGCGTCGATCCCGGACAAGTTCACCTGCGCCGGTGACGGCACCGCCGGCCAGGACACGTCCCCGCCGCTGGCGTGGGGCGCCGGGACGACCGGCGCCAAGGGATACGCGATCGTCTTCGCCGACGTGGCCAACAACGGCAACAAACTGCACTGGGCGATCTGGGACATCCCGGCGTCCTCGGGGTCCACGGTTTCACTGCCCGAGGGCCTGGGAGCGGGCTACACCGTCCCGAACCAGAACGGCGCCAAGCAGAAGGCCATGGGCAGCGGGGCGAACTCGCAGAAGTACTTCGGCCCCTGCCCCGGTGGCTCCAGCCATCCCTACACCTTCACGCTCTACGCCCTGAAGTCGGCGACGGTGCCGGGCTTGTCCTCGTCCTCGACGATGGCGCAGATCGAGACGGCGATCAAGAACGCGTCGACGGCCAACGTCACGCTACGCGGCAAATCCAGCGCCGCGTCCTGA